From Nostoc flagelliforme CCNUN1, a single genomic window includes:
- a CDS encoding transposase, which translates to MTAFALRVAAGIACSKPTDFDIPLARWSYKDIAAQLITLGIVVSIATSTVWRWLKTEQIKPWRIHAWMHRIDDNFVAKATPVLKLYAQAKFLLQAGFWVVCVDEKTSIQAREGLHPNRAATVKQPVHFAARYDGKGATHLFAALSVAEGLVYGCCRPTKTFLDFQTFLLEVLIPEAIRRGVRHIYLILDNGSTHAPKQLQARFKSEAKRRTLEFYGRSCLATEICFLLRSN; encoded by the coding sequence GTGACTGCGTTCGCGCTTCGCGTTGCCGCAGGCATCGCTTGCAGCAAACCGACAGATTTTGATATACCATTGGCAAGATGGAGTTACAAGGATATTGCCGCACAGTTAATTACCTTGGGAATCGTAGTCTCAATAGCGACATCAACCGTCTGGCGATGGCTAAAAACTGAGCAGATAAAACCCTGGCGAATTCATGCTTGGATGCATCGTATTGATGATAATTTTGTTGCCAAAGCGACTCCAGTATTGAAACTCTATGCTCAAGCAAAGTTTTTACTCCAAGCCGGATTTTGGGTGGTGTGTGTAGACGAGAAAACTTCTATCCAAGCACGAGAAGGTCTGCACCCAAACAGGGCTGCTACTGTTAAACAACCAGTTCACTTTGCCGCCAGGTATGACGGAAAAGGAGCAACACATCTTTTTGCTGCTTTGAGCGTTGCTGAGGGTCTGGTTTATGGCTGTTGTCGCCCAACGAAAACATTTCTTGATTTTCAAACATTTCTCTTAGAGGTATTGATACCAGAAGCAATTCGTCGTGGTGTACGACATATCTATTTAATCCTTGACAACGGCTCTACTCATGCCCCGAAACAATTGCAGGCAAGGTTCAAATCAGAAGCAAAAAGAAGAACATTGGAATTTTACGGTAGAAGTTGTCTGGCTACCGAAATATGCTTCTTGCTTAG
- a CDS encoding protein kinase domain-containing protein, with amino-acid sequence MSYCINPLCEQRQNPKDIEECLFCGTSLLINNRIRLIKPLRPLNENPFSYTEVFEVEDAGTQWNPGSKQRVMKVLKLNSPKLVELIERESLSLRLIHHPNIPKSTLDDFFTFVPVNSSLTLHCLVMDKIEGQNLEQWIESNGRILQSQALEWLKELVEILAAVHRANFFHRDIKPSNIILQLNGQLALVDFGVARRVTSTYLAKISGSGGDSTSRGGKYEITSVGTPRYSPPEQTDGQAVPQSDFYALGRTFVHLLTAIQLIDLPTDKQTGRLIWRNKAPQIDKPFADFIDELTAPLPGQRPQSTEVILQRLKLLPQQSKIYRLTRSKTFRVSAAIGFMILTVFVTFKVLLPLRAKYLLSQGEKAEAANNFQTAQEFFDSAIKINPQARYTISKFYFEKGLRSTKSLELAKRYYQLAIKYNDTNVESYNNLGIVCKQLQDFQCVIDSYEKAFKLTSDNWEGHYGLGTYYDERMKYDLAEQQYQLAIKINRQAIIAINNLSRVKILQGDYNTAISLAQEGLQKTTNSRWQAVLYKNLGWAKFEQKKYSEAKRYLEKAKELDIQRTSTHCLLAKVQGVFGDFDNSWLSWEACLLTESREPEVFIWRAEIIERIRQKAPNLIED; translated from the coding sequence GTGAGTTACTGTATAAATCCCCTATGCGAGCAACGTCAAAATCCTAAAGACATTGAAGAATGTCTTTTTTGTGGTACTTCGCTGCTAATTAATAACCGCATCCGCTTGATTAAGCCATTAAGACCGCTGAATGAAAATCCATTCAGCTATACTGAAGTTTTTGAAGTGGAGGACGCTGGTACTCAATGGAATCCCGGGAGCAAGCAGCGAGTTATGAAAGTTCTGAAATTGAACTCGCCGAAACTAGTTGAGTTAATCGAGCGGGAATCTCTTAGTTTACGGCTAATCCATCATCCAAATATTCCCAAAAGTACCTTAGATGACTTTTTCACTTTTGTTCCTGTCAATAGTTCTTTAACCTTACATTGCTTGGTTATGGATAAAATCGAGGGACAGAATTTAGAGCAATGGATAGAATCTAATGGGCGTATTTTGCAATCTCAAGCATTAGAATGGCTAAAAGAATTAGTTGAAATTCTTGCCGCAGTACACCGTGCTAATTTTTTTCATAGAGATATTAAACCTTCTAATATAATTCTCCAGTTAAATGGTCAATTAGCGTTAGTGGATTTTGGTGTAGCACGGCGAGTGACTAGTACTTACTTAGCTAAAATAAGCGGAAGTGGAGGAGACAGCACGTCTAGAGGAGGAAAATATGAAATTACATCTGTTGGCACACCTCGTTACTCTCCGCCAGAACAAACTGATGGACAGGCAGTACCGCAATCAGATTTTTATGCTTTGGGTCGTACTTTTGTCCATCTACTTACTGCAATTCAACTAATCGATTTACCTACGGATAAACAGACAGGAAGATTAATATGGAGAAACAAAGCACCGCAAATTGACAAACCTTTTGCTGATTTTATTGATGAGTTGACGGCTCCTTTACCAGGGCAACGTCCGCAGAGTACTGAAGTTATCCTGCAACGATTAAAATTACTTCCTCAGCAAAGTAAAATTTATAGATTAACGAGGTCTAAAACGTTCAGAGTTAGCGCAGCAATTGGATTTATGATTTTGACAGTCTTCGTGACTTTCAAAGTATTATTACCATTAAGAGCTAAATATTTACTGTCTCAAGGGGAGAAGGCTGAGGCAGCAAATAATTTTCAGACCGCACAAGAGTTTTTTGACTCAGCTATAAAAATTAATCCTCAAGCCAGATACACAATTTCTAAATTTTATTTTGAAAAAGGACTTCGTAGTACGAAGAGTCTAGAATTAGCTAAAAGATACTATCAATTAGCAATTAAATATAATGACACAAATGTAGAATCATATAATAATTTAGGTATTGTGTGTAAACAATTACAGGATTTCCAGTGTGTAATAGATAGTTATGAAAAGGCTTTTAAGTTAACCTCTGATAATTGGGAAGGGCATTATGGATTGGGAACTTACTACGATGAACGAATGAAATATGATTTAGCGGAGCAACAATACCAGTTAGCCATAAAAATTAATAGACAAGCGATAATTGCTATCAATAATTTATCTAGAGTAAAAATTCTCCAAGGTGATTATAATACAGCAATTTCTCTCGCCCAAGAAGGGCTACAAAAAACTACAAATTCCAGATGGCAAGCAGTTTTGTATAAAAATTTAGGTTGGGCAAAATTTGAGCAGAAGAAATACAGCGAGGCGAAGCGATATTTAGAGAAAGCGAAAGAATTAGATATCCAAAGAACATCTACCCACTGTTTGCTGGCAAAAGTGCAGGGAGTTTTCGGTGATTTTGATAACTCTTGGCTTTCCTGGGAAGCCTGTTTGCTAACTGAATCTAGAGAACCAGAGGTTTTCATCTGGCGAGCCGAAATAATAGAAAGAATTAGACAAAAAGCTCCTAATTTAATTGAAGATTAA